In one window of Leptospira sp. GIMC2001 DNA:
- a CDS encoding motility protein A: protein MNTSLIGILFAVLAVLFAIFIEGASLFAFFKISSLFLILGGTAGATFASYSMAEIRKFQIHFLEAMGIGRDLDLKKTFQKFIEIARRDGLLALEEEIGRINHPFLSKGVRLVVDGSDPRTLEEILIEAAEESEEEDKLSAKVLETAGGFSPTVGIIGTVLGLVHVLENLGAGTAALGQGIATAFIATFYGIAFANLLFLPLSNKLKSYAKKKSRERHAIIRGIVSLQAGENKRILLERMEPFLDE, encoded by the coding sequence ATGAATACAAGTTTAATCGGAATTCTATTCGCAGTCCTCGCAGTTCTATTCGCAATCTTCATTGAAGGGGCAAGTCTATTTGCATTTTTCAAAATTTCCTCCTTATTTCTAATCTTGGGTGGAACAGCTGGCGCAACTTTTGCCTCTTACTCAATGGCAGAGATTCGTAAATTTCAGATCCACTTCTTAGAGGCAATGGGAATTGGTAGAGATTTAGATCTTAAGAAAACTTTTCAAAAATTTATTGAGATCGCTCGCAGGGACGGACTGCTTGCTCTAGAAGAAGAGATCGGAAGAATCAATCATCCTTTTTTATCCAAAGGCGTTCGACTTGTAGTAGATGGCTCTGACCCAAGAACATTGGAAGAGATACTGATCGAAGCTGCAGAAGAATCCGAAGAAGAAGACAAACTCAGTGCTAAAGTATTGGAAACTGCAGGCGGCTTCTCACCTACCGTTGGAATTATCGGAACGGTTCTTGGATTAGTCCATGTCTTAGAAAATCTGGGAGCAGGAACAGCGGCTCTTGGTCAAGGAATTGCAACGGCTTTTATCGCAACCTTCTATGGAATTGCATTTGCAAACTTACTTTTTCTTCCATTGAGCAACAAACTAAAAAGTTATGCTAAGAAAAAATCACGAGAGAGACATGCAATCATTCGCGGAATCGTATCATTGCAAGCTGGTGAGAACAAAAGAATCTTATTGGAAAGAATGGAACCATTTTTGGATGAATGA
- a CDS encoding glycosyltransferase family 2 protein — MKTSYWIIIPALNEEKNIKNLLIDLQNIQYPPEKIIISDNGSVDKTAEIAKQYGAIVVYEKKKGYGSACLRALQYVEDSIRKPSIIVFMDADRSDDPTEIRDLISPIDTGEVDVTIGSRTLGIAEIGSLSFVQKFGNKLSCFLLKFIYNIKFTDLGPFRAIRYTSLEKLKMSDPDFGWTVEMQAKIAMLNIPYREIPVNYRKRKEGESKVSGNLKGSFLAGKKILSTIFSLAISKFFIEWKTYPNVRFIALLFTIIALVSFTDKSTTIAIFLLGILGFLLIPYKYIYTKNIGIYLIFTGIVLRIPTLFIEPNWSEDYYRILWDAILVGDCVSPYLHAPMEIVNQFGDFQFLIQKMNSADYFSFYPPIQHFLGMISLSSMRWFGNNNLESNLFIFSLFLKLILLFFEIGNLILFRIILQRNSNFIIFYAWNPMVIMETTGNIHLETVMLFFILLTIILWQKAQYSLAGFSFGLAIWTKLIPIIFIPFIYFRNCRNFRNSFTFNWRININFFAPSFIFIILWLYLISDGLLSQFELGIGLYSSYFEFFSSMNYLLKYFLASWNIQYAQTGIIIWIIFGIFLILLSFQFAKTAYRNRKEISLPRGFLYVYNLLLLLSPVIHPWYLIPWLGLGIINSRIYPFVGSFFILFSYSYYSSIPYVRNEEIVWTSYILFFIFYIWEKNEYKFNRNSIRSPRSSIRNLH; from the coding sequence ATGAAGACATCCTATTGGATAATCATTCCTGCATTAAATGAAGAAAAAAACATAAAAAATCTTCTAATAGATTTACAAAACATTCAGTATCCTCCTGAGAAAATAATTATTTCCGACAATGGATCAGTTGATAAAACAGCAGAAATTGCCAAGCAATATGGGGCAATTGTCGTGTATGAAAAAAAGAAAGGCTATGGTAGCGCATGTCTTCGAGCACTACAGTATGTAGAAGATTCTATTCGCAAACCGTCTATCATTGTTTTTATGGATGCTGATCGCTCGGATGATCCAACCGAAATTCGAGATCTAATCTCACCGATTGATACGGGCGAAGTGGATGTAACAATTGGATCGAGAACTTTAGGAATTGCGGAAATTGGATCCCTCAGTTTTGTTCAAAAGTTTGGGAATAAACTTTCCTGCTTTTTACTCAAATTTATTTATAATATTAAATTTACAGACTTGGGGCCATTTCGAGCAATTCGATACACAAGTTTAGAAAAATTGAAAATGTCTGATCCTGACTTCGGATGGACTGTCGAAATGCAGGCAAAAATCGCAATGTTGAATATTCCATATAGGGAAATTCCAGTCAATTATCGCAAGAGAAAAGAAGGAGAATCTAAGGTAAGTGGAAATCTCAAAGGAAGCTTTCTTGCAGGAAAGAAAATCCTTAGTACAATATTTTCCCTTGCGATTTCGAAATTTTTTATTGAGTGGAAAACTTATCCAAACGTAAGATTTATCGCTCTACTATTCACTATTATCGCATTGGTTTCTTTTACTGATAAATCAACAACGATAGCAATTTTTTTATTAGGAATTCTAGGATTCCTATTAATTCCTTATAAATATATTTATACAAAAAATATAGGAATCTATTTAATATTCACAGGAATTGTTCTAAGAATACCTACTTTATTTATTGAACCCAATTGGAGCGAAGACTACTACAGGATACTCTGGGATGCAATCTTGGTTGGCGATTGCGTGAGTCCATATCTTCACGCTCCAATGGAAATTGTGAATCAATTCGGCGATTTTCAATTTCTAATCCAAAAAATGAACTCGGCAGATTATTTTTCTTTTTATCCGCCGATACAACATTTTCTTGGAATGATTAGCCTCTCGTCCATGCGCTGGTTTGGCAATAACAACCTTGAATCAAATCTATTCATCTTTTCTTTGTTCCTGAAGTTAATTCTATTATTTTTCGAGATTGGAAATCTAATTCTCTTTCGAATCATTCTGCAAAGAAATTCAAATTTTATTATATTCTATGCTTGGAATCCAATGGTTATTATGGAGACGACCGGCAATATTCACCTAGAAACCGTTATGTTATTCTTCATTCTACTTACAATTATTCTATGGCAGAAAGCACAATACAGCCTTGCAGGTTTTTCATTTGGCTTAGCTATTTGGACAAAACTCATACCAATAATTTTTATTCCTTTTATTTACTTTCGAAACTGTCGAAATTTTCGGAATAGTTTTACATTCAACTGGAGAATTAATATAAATTTCTTTGCTCCAAGTTTTATTTTTATCATTCTATGGTTGTATTTAATTTCTGATGGACTGCTATCACAGTTTGAATTGGGTATTGGATTGTACAGTTCCTATTTTGAGTTTTTTTCTAGTATGAATTATCTACTCAAATACTTTCTTGCATCTTGGAATATACAATATGCCCAAACAGGAATTATAATTTGGATAATATTTGGAATTTTTCTTATATTACTTTCTTTCCAATTTGCAAAAACAGCCTACCGGAATCGTAAAGAAATTTCTTTACCGAGAGGCTTTCTGTATGTTTACAATTTGTTGCTTTTGCTTAGTCCAGTCATCCATCCTTGGTATCTAATTCCTTGGCTCGGACTTGGAATCATCAATTCAAGAATCTATCCTTTTGTGGGAAGCTTTTTCATTTTGTTTTCCTATTCTTATTATTCTTCGATACCTTATGTAAGAAACGAAGAAATCGTCTGGACAAGCTATATCCTTTTCTTTATATTCTATATCTGGGAGAAAAATGAATACAAGTTTAATCGGAATTCTATTCGCAGTCCTCGCAGTTCTATTCGCAATCTTCATTGA
- a CDS encoding multiheme c-type cytochrome: protein MIPQLKNVSGIPGIKASDCGTCHTAIYKEWQTSTHSQALHDLQFQSELAKDPGPAWICLNCHIPIQNQRESFITGLESHDYRKPVHVANEGFDPSMREEGVTCATCHVRQDDNGDSYILGSIGNTNPPHPVKIDKQALRNRCNDCHNVQHNLDTSLVCYFKTGDEMAESKHLPESEKYCSNCHLPNVKRSIVKAELNKPIRNSHKHSFYGGGVPKNFDLYRSLPESGFEPALRVAVSGIKNTEQGIEVNLNIQNTNTAHKLPTGDPERAIEISLQLRDAKGNILGKDTIRIGQVWEWWPKAKLNDDNRLAPMEKRNLTILLPYDLENISKSKTSIQENRETDSFPEEIFIQAKHIRLSKENAKIMMENADQVNPRYSAKVKELDKFYPLSTNLLEIRYDIQSSKSSTKNWKELNPIQ, encoded by the coding sequence GTGATTCCGCAACTGAAGAATGTCTCAGGAATTCCTGGTATCAAAGCTTCAGATTGTGGAACTTGCCATACGGCAATTTATAAGGAATGGCAAACTTCTACTCATTCTCAAGCCTTACATGACTTACAATTCCAGAGTGAACTTGCAAAAGATCCAGGACCTGCTTGGATTTGTCTTAATTGCCATATTCCGATTCAAAATCAAAGAGAAAGTTTTATCACAGGACTTGAGTCTCATGACTATAGAAAACCTGTGCACGTTGCTAACGAAGGTTTTGATCCTAGCATGCGCGAAGAAGGAGTAACATGTGCAACTTGTCATGTTAGACAAGACGACAACGGTGATTCCTATATTCTGGGTTCAATTGGAAATACAAACCCTCCACATCCAGTCAAGATAGACAAGCAAGCGCTTCGCAATCGATGCAATGATTGTCATAATGTACAACACAATTTAGATACATCACTTGTATGCTATTTCAAAACAGGAGATGAAATGGCTGAATCCAAGCATCTACCTGAATCAGAAAAATACTGTTCGAATTGCCATCTACCAAATGTTAAACGATCAATCGTTAAAGCAGAATTGAATAAGCCAATTCGTAATTCTCATAAACATAGTTTCTATGGAGGAGGTGTTCCCAAAAATTTCGACCTATACAGATCACTTCCTGAATCGGGATTTGAACCTGCATTGAGAGTTGCCGTTTCTGGAATTAAAAATACAGAGCAAGGTATTGAAGTGAATCTCAATATTCAGAATACCAACACGGCCCATAAACTTCCAACAGGTGATCCTGAGCGAGCGATTGAAATTTCACTTCAACTTAGAGATGCAAAAGGCAATATATTAGGAAAAGATACAATTCGCATAGGTCAAGTATGGGAATGGTGGCCGAAAGCTAAGCTCAATGATGACAATAGATTGGCACCAATGGAAAAACGAAATCTAACGATACTACTGCCCTATGACTTAGAAAATATTAGCAAATCCAAAACTTCAATACAAGAAAATAGAGAGACCGATAGTTTTCCTGAAGAAATTTTCATTCAAGCTAAGCATATTCGCTTAAGTAAAGAAAATGCAAAAATCATGATGGAAAATGCAGATCAAGTAAACCCTCGTTACTCAGCGAAAGTAAAAGAATTGGATAAATTCTATCCGCTTTCAACAAACCTCTTAGAAATTCGTTATGATATACAGTCGAGTAAATCTTCAACAAAAAATTGGAAAGAATTGAATCCGATTCAATAA
- a CDS encoding sulfurtransferase, which translates to MKRIVLSALFILVSYTNLVASESWFVNPIDSKKKILSNSVILIDARDPKFYLEGHIETARSLTWEELSEPSVPLKGNLLPSEQLVQKFQELGISNDSEVLVYGDPLNGWGEEGRIAWTLRSLGHKKSFIVDGGFPALVKLGHKPTKEIPAPAKKGLFINIPKKLYTVSADDVRNSLSNQNFVFIDSREPREFIGGNPYGESRGGHLPGAKHLFYKDFLDKNGEVLSSKEIKKKLASKGINDKSILVSYCTGGIRSGWLTAVLVSNGYDAHNYPGSMWEWSSLPSDTYPLVKGLD; encoded by the coding sequence ATGAAAAGAATTGTTTTATCTGCGCTTTTTATACTGGTTTCTTACACAAATCTGGTCGCTTCAGAATCCTGGTTCGTCAATCCGATCGATTCTAAGAAAAAGATCCTTTCCAATTCTGTCATATTAATTGATGCAAGAGATCCAAAATTCTATTTGGAAGGGCATATCGAAACCGCAAGATCGCTCACTTGGGAAGAACTCTCAGAACCTTCTGTCCCTTTAAAAGGCAATCTATTGCCTTCCGAACAACTTGTACAAAAATTCCAAGAATTAGGAATTTCTAATGATAGTGAAGTCTTGGTTTACGGAGATCCGCTCAATGGTTGGGGAGAAGAAGGACGGATTGCTTGGACGCTTCGCAGTCTAGGTCATAAGAAATCTTTCATTGTTGACGGAGGATTTCCAGCACTTGTAAAGCTCGGGCACAAGCCTACAAAAGAAATTCCTGCACCAGCTAAGAAAGGTTTGTTTATAAATATTCCCAAAAAATTGTACACAGTATCTGCAGATGATGTTCGCAATTCATTATCCAATCAAAACTTTGTGTTCATCGATTCAAGAGAGCCTAGAGAGTTTATTGGTGGAAATCCTTATGGAGAGTCGCGCGGTGGTCACCTTCCAGGCGCTAAACATTTATTTTATAAAGATTTTCTAGACAAAAATGGAGAAGTTCTCTCGTCCAAGGAAATTAAGAAAAAGCTCGCAAGTAAGGGCATCAACGATAAATCAATTCTTGTAAGCTATTGCACAGGTGGAATTCGATCAGGCTGGCTAACGGCTGTTTTAGTATCAAATGGCTATGATGCTCATAACTATCCTGGATCTATGTGGGAATGGTCTAGTCTTCCATCTGATACTTATCCATTGGTAAAAGGTTTAGACTAA
- a CDS encoding cysteine synthase A: protein MAIYKSFSESVGNTPLIRLNSISNETGCDIYGKAEFMNPGGSVKDRAAKYIIESAERDGRLKKGMLVVEGTAGNTGIGVAHICNSKGYKTVIVMPESQAQEKKDILRTLGAELILAEVKPYSDPGNYQRQAEKIANERNGFWVNQFDNIDNRRAHFESTAPEIFHDLNGKIDFFTTSIGTGGTYAGISQYFKSVDPKIQTWIADPYGSGIGSYYETGELKAEGNSFTEGIGNMRITKNLEGSPCDGVYHIPDQEAIESIYRMLYEDGLFMGGSVGINVASAYRLAKQFGPGKTIVTILCDTGAKYQSKIFNREWLNKQGIDTKKLRFS, encoded by the coding sequence ATGGCAATCTACAAATCATTTTCAGAATCAGTCGGCAATACCCCTTTAATTCGCTTGAATAGTATAAGCAACGAAACTGGTTGCGATATCTATGGCAAAGCAGAGTTCATGAATCCAGGTGGCTCAGTCAAGGATAGAGCAGCGAAATATATTATTGAATCTGCAGAGCGGGATGGTCGCTTGAAGAAAGGTATGCTTGTGGTTGAAGGAACTGCCGGTAATACAGGCATTGGTGTAGCTCATATATGCAATTCCAAAGGCTATAAGACTGTGATTGTTATGCCCGAGAGTCAAGCCCAAGAAAAGAAAGATATTTTGCGTACACTTGGTGCGGAACTCATTCTTGCGGAAGTTAAGCCCTATTCAGATCCAGGTAACTATCAGAGGCAAGCGGAGAAAATTGCGAACGAAAGGAACGGATTTTGGGTCAATCAATTTGATAATATTGATAACAGACGTGCTCACTTCGAATCAACAGCTCCAGAAATATTCCATGACCTAAATGGTAAGATAGACTTTTTTACAACTTCTATTGGAACTGGTGGAACTTATGCAGGTATCAGTCAATATTTCAAATCCGTTGATCCCAAAATACAAACGTGGATAGCCGATCCTTATGGTTCAGGGATTGGTTCATATTATGAAACGGGTGAGCTCAAAGCTGAAGGCAATTCTTTTACAGAAGGAATCGGTAATATGCGAATTACCAAAAATTTAGAAGGTTCGCCTTGTGACGGAGTGTATCATATCCCTGATCAAGAAGCAATTGAATCCATATATCGAATGTTATACGAAGACGGTTTATTTATGGGAGGTTCTGTTGGAATCAACGTAGCTTCTGCCTATAGACTTGCTAAGCAATTTGGACCAGGTAAGACGATCGTGACCATTCTCTGTGATACGGGGGCAAAATACCAATCTAAGATCTTCAATCGGGAATGGCTGAATAAGCAAGGAATTGATACCAAAAAACTGCGATTTTCCTGA
- a CDS encoding SLC5 family protein, with protein sequence MNPIYQSIGFLDFFVFAIIISAIPALGIWIGLKKRNSEDYFMAGRSLRWWTVGGTIFGTNVNASHLIGMLGIGYSVGFAQSNFEILAIFAAVILCYVFIPLYRSLNIYTLSEFLELRYNHHVRLIYSILMITLILVQMVGSLYIGARTILFLSAGSPFPMSYSEGLFILSILLLSYTYFGGMSTVVITDSLQSGLIILAAVIISYFTFTEIEIGGLSGLLELESMVDTNKRKMHLFLPSNHPDIPYSGAFTGLLILHMFYWTTNQYLVQRTLAAKSDFDAKVGVMFACFLKLSIPFFSIATGAAAFHLFNLRLEGGSSLIKPDDAFMKLVQVVIPSGYGFIGLILVGLTAATFSSVDSMMNSASTLLSYDVYKRYFRKTASGKELVRFGRIVVIILVFLSAILALLSHNPQEGGNFFLKISARSSYFTPGIVIVFTLGIFWKKIDTKIAIFTLCLSPILGYGIEYLYKENINYFPYLLNSFGYHLNFLHRVFLQSLTILIFIFTAIAIKTSFGRNRDSKIDPDFYSENLSNSSGKNMNLPWLAIGKYILVQGSLLLLYQYSIIHEYFSLKNYALIAGLMGFLGFFLYAKNSRKLSNLEFIKSDLCYSGFMVSVAIFLNYYFF encoded by the coding sequence GTGAATCCTATCTATCAATCAATTGGCTTTTTAGATTTTTTTGTATTTGCTATTATCATATCTGCTATTCCTGCTCTCGGTATCTGGATAGGTCTCAAAAAAAGAAATAGCGAAGATTATTTTATGGCAGGAAGGTCTCTTCGTTGGTGGACGGTTGGTGGTACAATTTTTGGAACCAATGTCAATGCATCTCATCTTATAGGAATGCTAGGTATTGGCTACTCAGTTGGTTTTGCTCAGAGCAATTTTGAGATCCTGGCAATTTTTGCAGCTGTTATTCTATGTTATGTTTTTATTCCCCTCTATCGTAGCTTGAATATTTATACTCTTTCAGAATTTTTGGAGCTTCGATACAATCATCATGTTCGCTTGATATATTCAATTCTTATGATCACATTGATCCTTGTACAAATGGTCGGATCTTTATATATTGGAGCAAGAACCATTTTATTCCTTTCTGCAGGTAGTCCTTTCCCGATGAGTTATTCCGAAGGATTATTTATATTGTCAATTTTACTTCTCTCCTACACTTATTTTGGTGGGATGTCAACGGTTGTAATCACAGATAGTTTGCAAAGTGGTCTAATCATACTCGCGGCTGTAATTATATCCTATTTTACTTTCACAGAAATTGAAATTGGAGGACTGTCTGGACTATTGGAACTGGAAAGCATGGTTGATACTAACAAGAGAAAAATGCATCTATTTCTGCCTTCGAATCATCCGGACATTCCGTACTCAGGAGCATTTACAGGACTCTTGATTCTTCATATGTTTTATTGGACAACAAATCAATATTTGGTGCAGAGAACTCTAGCTGCAAAATCAGACTTCGATGCAAAAGTCGGAGTCATGTTTGCCTGCTTTCTCAAATTATCTATTCCTTTCTTCTCCATAGCAACTGGTGCTGCTGCTTTCCATTTGTTCAATCTAAGACTAGAAGGTGGATCTTCCTTAATAAAACCGGACGATGCGTTTATGAAATTGGTTCAAGTTGTAATTCCATCAGGTTATGGATTTATAGGCCTAATTCTTGTTGGGCTTACTGCAGCAACATTTTCGTCGGTCGATTCTATGATGAATTCTGCATCAACATTACTTTCATATGATGTTTACAAAAGATATTTCCGTAAAACAGCAAGTGGCAAAGAGTTGGTTCGATTTGGACGAATCGTTGTCATTATTTTGGTTTTTCTATCGGCAATACTCGCCTTGCTTAGTCATAATCCGCAAGAAGGTGGAAATTTCTTTCTGAAAATTTCCGCAAGAAGTTCTTATTTTACACCGGGGATTGTAATTGTTTTTACTTTAGGTATTTTCTGGAAGAAAATCGATACAAAAATTGCTATATTTACTCTTTGTTTGTCACCAATACTTGGTTATGGCATTGAATATCTTTACAAGGAGAATATAAATTATTTCCCATATCTACTGAATTCTTTCGGATATCACCTGAATTTTTTACATCGTGTATTTCTACAATCATTGACAATTTTAATCTTTATATTCACAGCAATTGCTATCAAAACTAGTTTTGGAAGAAATCGAGATTCCAAAATCGATCCTGACTTTTACAGTGAAAATCTTAGTAATTCTTCTGGCAAAAACATGAATCTACCTTGGCTTGCAATTGGAAAGTATATACTTGTGCAAGGTTCATTGCTGCTACTCTATCAATATTCAATTATTCACGAATACTTTTCACTAAAAAACTACGCTTTAATTGCAGGACTAATGGGTTTTTTAGGGTTTTTCTTATATGCAAAAAATTCTCGCAAACTATCCAACTTGGAATTTATTAAATCCGATCTCTGTTATTCTGGATTTATGGTGAGCGTTGCAATCTTTCTCAACTACTACTTTTTCTGA
- the arsS gene encoding arsenosugar biosynthesis radical SAM (seleno)protein ArsS (Some members of this family are selenoproteins.): MVNISSSTKQWDILESYPKTFDSFLHHDPSHNQGLTPKMLEIFQVNLGKWCNQACHHCHVDASPIRTEMMDKETVDFCLDVIRKIDTIHTVDITGGAPEGNQHFRYLVEQLSDQSKNIIDRCNLTILETEGFEYLYKFLSSHTIELCCSLPFFSQSITDKQRGDGVFNKSITALKKLNDLGYGIDPNLKLNLVYNPSGLFVSSSQKQLEKEFKSKLLNDHGIVFNNLFCINNMPISRFLNALIRSNKFEFYMDALVNAFNPATIEGLMCRNQISVGYDGSIYDCDFNQMLDLKIKENSHIRNFDLDSFLSRKIITSSHCFGCTAGSGSSCGGEIA; encoded by the coding sequence ATGGTTAATATTTCTTCTTCAACCAAACAATGGGATATCTTAGAGTCCTATCCCAAAACATTTGATAGTTTTTTACATCATGATCCATCACATAATCAAGGATTGACGCCTAAGATGCTCGAAATTTTCCAAGTCAATCTAGGAAAATGGTGCAATCAAGCTTGTCATCATTGCCACGTTGATGCTTCACCAATTCGAACAGAAATGATGGATAAAGAAACAGTTGATTTCTGCCTAGACGTTATTAGAAAAATTGATACAATTCACACAGTCGACATTACAGGTGGCGCTCCCGAAGGAAATCAGCATTTCCGGTATTTAGTTGAACAATTGAGCGATCAGAGTAAAAATATTATTGATCGATGCAATCTAACTATACTAGAAACAGAAGGATTCGAATATCTCTATAAGTTCCTGAGTTCACATACAATTGAATTGTGCTGTTCTCTTCCGTTCTTCTCCCAATCTATCACCGACAAACAAAGAGGAGATGGTGTTTTTAACAAATCGATTACCGCACTAAAAAAACTAAATGACCTAGGATATGGAATAGATCCTAATTTAAAATTGAACCTAGTCTATAACCCTAGCGGATTATTTGTAAGTTCCTCACAGAAGCAGTTAGAGAAAGAATTCAAATCAAAATTACTAAATGACCATGGTATCGTTTTCAATAATTTATTTTGTATAAACAATATGCCAATCAGTAGATTTCTGAATGCCCTTATTCGTTCCAATAAATTTGAATTCTATATGGATGCTTTAGTAAATGCATTCAATCCAGCCACAATTGAAGGACTCATGTGCAGAAATCAAATTTCTGTTGGATACGACGGATCTATCTATGACTGTGATTTCAATCAAATGTTAGATCTCAAAATTAAAGAAAATTCCCATATTAGAAATTTCGATTTAGATTCATTTCTATCTCGAAAGATTATTACAAGTTCTCATTGCTTTGGTTGCACGGCTGGTTCAGGTTCAAGCTGCGGTGGAGAAATAGCGTAG
- a CDS encoding arsenosugar biosynthesis-associated peroxidase-like protein: MSSYYNSADLGRFSEIGRVNPDLAEKFFSYYGSVMADGALTEREKSLIALAVSHALKCPYCIDSYTTTSLQKGADENQMNEAVHVAAAIAAGINLVHGIQMNNKIDELSI; the protein is encoded by the coding sequence ATGAGTAGCTATTACAATTCCGCTGATCTTGGTAGATTCTCAGAAATTGGTCGGGTCAATCCAGATCTTGCAGAAAAATTTTTCTCGTATTACGGATCTGTAATGGCTGACGGAGCCCTAACAGAAAGAGAGAAATCCCTAATTGCACTTGCCGTCTCGCACGCATTGAAATGTCCCTACTGCATTGACTCATACACAACAACATCTTTGCAAAAAGGTGCCGATGAGAATCAAATGAATGAGGCAGTCCATGTTGCAGCGGCCATTGCAGCTGGGATCAACCTTGTACATGGCATTCAAATGAATAACAAAATTGATGAATTGAGCATATAG
- a CDS encoding TIGR04282 family arsenosugar biosynthesis glycosyltransferase encodes MNNLNLIVFAKHPQLGKVKTRLAVDLGEDQALSIYLQLLQYTKDLAKSNYWNTYWFWDEKIDNNYSLPNNFQVRFQSKGNLGARMSSAFEEIFNLETRIISSHSKICIIGSDCPDLSPKIVLSAFEFLDKSDFVIGPSRDGGYYLLGMREFSETIFQSIDWSTDKVLDQTIERIASMGKTYKLLEMLIDIDTAKDWQEFSKLTKTQTNP; translated from the coding sequence ATGAATAATCTAAATCTTATCGTTTTTGCAAAACACCCCCAGCTCGGAAAAGTAAAAACTCGACTCGCAGTCGATTTGGGTGAGGATCAAGCATTATCTATTTATTTACAACTTTTGCAATATACTAAAGATCTAGCAAAATCCAATTATTGGAATACATATTGGTTCTGGGATGAAAAGATAGATAACAACTATTCTCTTCCCAATAATTTCCAAGTGAGATTTCAATCCAAAGGAAATTTGGGTGCGAGAATGAGTTCAGCATTTGAAGAAATCTTCAATCTTGAAACAAGAATCATATCATCTCATTCAAAAATCTGTATCATTGGTTCCGATTGTCCAGATCTCAGTCCTAAGATTGTTTTGAGTGCATTCGAATTTTTGGATAAATCTGATTTTGTAATTGGACCATCACGCGATGGCGGATACTATTTGCTTGGGATGCGAGAATTTTCAGAAACAATTTTCCAATCAATTGATTGGAGTACTGACAAAGTGTTGGATCAGACAATCGAAAGAATTGCATCAATGGGAAAAACGTACAAGCTACTCGAAATGTTAATTGATATTGATACGGCGAAAGATTGGCAAGAATTTTCTAAATTGACAAAAACCCAAACAAATCCATAG